The Danio rerio strain Tuebingen ecotype United States chromosome 1, GRCz12tu, whole genome shotgun sequence genome includes a region encoding these proteins:
- the muc13a gene encoding uncharacterized protein muc13a isoform X1, with translation MMSPLVLLFIIIAFLGPACENTYNVTDSAVSHPKPSTYRRIIERPLLNNKTLEYWPVANRTKTKIFRKGALVISRQYWYPFLEISLKKSNPISPAVTFATTPTDSYSTETFNSIPATTTTMPIFPETTSEESTSRTTNSTISTEPLTTTIQAHSSKQKTPDVGTETTTDLQTSVRPETFTTQTTAFNSPTINSRQPKILTQPTSTNTPSSQTETTISSTNQPPTSDTMSTTTEITSRTAPLASTTLLQSTVEAGSTEANVILETGTMSTLQPVQTVSTEEPVTTKTVQSATMSTQSKTSPQDTTEHLQPKTDLITQSETASVSETEYPTTISSTSSVTLTSVELASATTSPSTGALPESALSTSATVSNEPATKTTLDEVTSPVSHSEGIDTLTTTADSTTSPKASTLMPVTPQVTTEPLTAQNETTMLISMTPVSDAHASDISTTVKTVTQDDTASTSTGQTALSTTFTTESIVSPSTSAPITEALSPSITTDTTTSSNTESSTETTAATSGTSTASTLALVSSPVSQSVAVDTLTTTITTNLAESSTASTASTLISETSKVTTEPSTAQKETTTLVPVSMDYTSEVSTTVKTVTQAETGSTSTGQTMLTSTFTTESTVSPSTSAPITEASSPSITTDTTTSSNTESSTEATAVTSGTSTASTVKNDTQTTGITSTQDTVTTKPSPEESTTPLQASTLVPVTSALPVSALGTSTGETVSNQAETTKTTLAVVSSPVSSSVAVDSLTTTITTNLAESSTASTASTLISETSQATSEPSTVKKETTTLSPVIPATTNHTSVVFTTIKTVTQAETGSTSTDQTTLTSTFTTESAISLSTAAPITETSLPSITTDTATSSNTKSSTEINAATSGTSTASTVRNDTQTTGITSTQDTVTTKTSQQQSTTSLQSSTLVLVTSTLPVSALGTSTGQTVSNQVETTKTTLAEVSSPVSPSVAVDTLTTITTNLAESSTASTASTLISETSKVTTEPSTAQKETTTLMPVTMDYTSEISTTVKTVTQAETDFTSAGQTMLTSTFTTESTVSPSTSAPITEASSPSITTDTTTSSNTESSTETTAATSGTSTASTVRNNTQTTGITLTQDIVTKTSQPESTTPPKSSTLVLVTSAMPVSALGTSRETVSNQVETTKTTLAEVSSPVSQYVGVDTLTTTITTDIAESSTGSTASTLISETSQLTSEPSTVQKETTTSMSVKPATMNQTSEVSTIVKTVTQDFTTQSKTGSSSTGQPTLISPFTTESTISSSTTTPITETSSPSSTSETTAASAGAASALQSTASGTSTASTVKNYPETTGITSTQDTVTTKTSQQESTTSLQASTLALVTSALPVSALGTSTGETVSNQVETTKTTLAVVSSPVSSSVAVDSLTTTITTNLAESSTASTASTLISETSQLTSEPSTVQKETTTLMPVIPVTIGLTSEVSTTIKTVTQAETGSTSTGQTTLTSTFTTESAISSSTAAPITEASLPSITTETSTSRSTDSSTETTAATSETSTASTVRNDTQTTGITSTQDTVTTKPSPEESTTPLQASTLVPVTSALPVSALGTSTGQTVSNEVETTKTTLAEISSPASQSVAVDTLTTTTGLAESSTKDTASKLITETSQVTTETSTVQKETTTLSPVTTAYASEGSTTVETVTQAKIGSSSTGQTILTSTLTTESTISPSTTAAAITEASSTSSTSSTTAASATVASALPSTASGTSTASTARNEPETTRMNTTQDVVTTKTSLPESSTAPTTSNSPTTQVTTEPLTETTTFMPVTPVTTAHTSEVTFTVKTVTQNPTTQAETGSPSTGQTMSPSTATHLTQAEDVKTTIAGTSKNTKSSTEDTTIGQTTAASSASPATLLDTTTSTTANNNKETTKTTLAELSSTLKTATSGIAESTTALASSGLKPETSQIISTEPSSTHRETTTLMSTTPVSNTHGTEISTTVKTVTQNLTTQAETASLTSQTTLTSPYTPKSSTSPSTAAPITETSSSSSTAGKETTTVTSTSRTPESSTETTTLLVPTTRGTVAPSTGVKSALPSIASGTSTASTVRNITATKTSQTDSTTPLSASTTVSTSTASSTVLQSVTTDTLTTASTSKQNTSQATTKTSQATTITPVTMSQTTVVSTTVTTRTQESTNQTGSSSTGQTTLKLNSTAVTTISSSNATPITEASSTSNLTKSSTKGTTLLVSTTRNNTAATSGTSIASTVRNDLLTNKTTTVKVSSTSNTTTGLPESSTSNRASTSTTQTPQVTTKPSTTKNESKALTSMSSVSTANTSDFTTVKRTTQAETTSSSTRYTTLTQSVTKKSTITSTTVALITSKTDPPSLKEGAISLSFSLNQTFKEEYSNRLSPEFESLANAITDEINKMFIDVQGYKRCRVNAFTNGSTVVDMTLVYENSSVVQSSAAVEAVLYSGKMTGAISLDIILTTIKAETVTPITTTPVTNVTVEPTRTNGNTNTTSGAPPWRIRCSLMLLSPVITVLLAPRVMLS, from the exons ATGATGTCTCCCTTAGTGCTTCTATTCATTATtatag CATTTTTGGGGCCGGCATGTGAAAATACATATAATGtgacagattcag CAGTTTCACATCCTAAACCCTCAACATATCGAAGAATTATTGAAAGACCCCTTCTAAAT aaCAAGACACTGGAATACTGGCCTGTGGCCAATCgtacaaaaactaaaatttttag GAAAGGAGCACTTGTTATTTCCAGACAATATTGGTATCCCTTTTTAGAAATAT cccTTAAAAAATCTAATCCCATATCTCCTGCTGTCACATTCGCCACAACACCAACAGACTCATATTCAACAGAGACCTTTAACTCAATACCAGCAACAACAACTACGATGCCAATTTTCCCAGAAACCACTTCAGAAGAATCAACAAGCAGAACAACAAACTCTACCATTTCAACAGAGCCCCTAACAACCaccattcaagcacattcaagcaAACAGAAGACTCCAGATGTAGGAACAGAAACCACAACTGATTTACAAACTTCAGTTCGGCCAGAAACATTCACCACTCAAACAACAGCATTCAACTCACCAACCATCAACTCAAGACAACCAAAAATCCTCACACAACCTACTAGCACAAACACACCAAGTTCACAAACAGAAACCACCATCTCATCTACAAATCAACCACCTACATCAGATACAATGAGTACAACAACTGAAATAACATCCAGAACTGCACCACTGGCTTCCACTACACTTTTACAGTCTACAGTGGAGGCAGGATCAACAGAGGCGAATGTGATACTCGAAACAG GAACAATGTCAACACTTCAGCCTGTACAGACAGTATCTACAGAAGAGCCAGTGACAACCAAAACAGTACAATCTGCAACAATGTCAACACAGTCAAAAACATCCCCTCAAGACACAACAGAGCATTTACAAcctaaaacagatttaataacacaAAGTGAAACAGCATCTGTGTCAGAAACAGAATATCCAACAACAATATCATCAACATCTAGTGTGACTCTTACATCTGTAGAGTTAGCAAGTGCAACTACTTCACCATCAACAGGAGCATTGCCAGAAAGTGCACTGAGCACATCAGCAACTGTTAGCAATGAACCAGCAACTAAGACGACTCTAGATGAGGTTACATCTCCTGTATCACATTCTGAGGGAATAGATACACTAACAACAACAGCAGACTCCACCACTTCACCCAAAGCTTCAACTTTGATGCCAGTAACACCTCAAGTCACAACTGAACCTTTGACAGCCCAAAATGAGACTACAATGTTAATATCAATGACGCCAGTATCAGATGCTCATGCCTCAGATATCTCCACTACTGTCAAAACAGTAACACAAGATGACACAGCATCAACATCAACCGGTCAAACCGCATTATCAACAACTTTTACAACAGAATCAATTGTTTCTCCTAGCACATCAGCTCCAATAACAGAGGCATTATCCCCTTCAATAACTACAGACACAACAACATCCAGTAATACAGAATCATCTACAGAAACCACTGCAGCTACATCAGGAACAAGCACAGCATCAACACTAGCTTTGGTTTCATCTCCTGTGTCACAATCTGTGGCAGTAGATACAttgacaacaacaataacaacaaacttAGCAGAATCTTCAACCGCATCCACAGCTTCAACATTGATATCAGAAACATCTAAAGTCACAACAGAACCTTCAACAGCCCAAAAAGAAACCACAACATTAGTGCCAGTATCAATGGATTACACATCAGAGGTCTCCACCACTGTCAAAACAGTGACACAAGCTGAAACAGGTTCTACATCAACAGGTCAAACCATGTTAACATCAACTTTTACAACAGAATCAACTGTTTCTCCCAGCACATCAGCTCCAATAACAGAGGCATCATCACCTTCAATAACTACAGACACAACAACATCCAGTAATACAGAATCATCTACAGAAGCCACTGCAGTTACATCAGGAACAAGCACAGCATCAACAGTTAAAAATGATACACAAACAACTGGGATTACTTCAACACAAGATACAGTGACAACAAAACCTAGCCCGGAAGAGTCTACTACTCCACTCCAAGCATCAACCCTGGTGCCGGTGACATCAGCATTGCCAGTAAGTGCACTGGGCACATCTACAGGAGAAACTGTTAGCAATCAAGCGGAAACAACTAAGACAACACTAGCTGTGGTTTCATCTCCGGTGTCGTCATCTGTGGCAGTAGATTCAttgacaacaacaataacaacaaacctAGCAGAATCTTCAACTGCATCCACAGCTTCAACACTGATATCAGAAACATCTCAAGCTACATCCGAACCGTCAACAGTCAAAAAAGAAACTACAACATTATCGCCAGTGATTCCAGCGACAACGAATCATACCTCAGTAGTCTTCACCACTATCAAAACAGTGACACAAGCTGAAACAGGTTCTACATCAACAGATCAAACCACATTAACATCAACTTTTACTACAGAATCAGCTATTTCTCTTAGCACAGCAGCTCCAATAACAGAGACATCATTACCTTCAATAACAACAGACACAGCAACATCCAGTAATACAAAGTCATCTACAGAAATCAATGCAGCTACATCAGGAACAAGCACAGCATCAACTGTTAGAAATGATACACAAACAACCGGGATTACATCAACACAAGACACAGTGACAACAAAAACTAGTCAACAACAGTCTACTACTTCACTCCAATCCTCAACCCTGGTGCTGGTAACATCCACATTACCAGTAAGTGCATTGGGGACATCTACAGGACAAACTGTTAGCAATCAAGTGGAAACAACTAAAACAACACTAGCTGAGGTTTCATCTCCTGTGTCACCATCTGTGGCAGTAGATACAttgacaacaataacaacaaacctAGCAGAATCTTCAACTGCATCCACAGCTTCAACATTGATATCAGAAACTTCTAAAGTCACAACCGAACCTTCAACAGCCCAAAAAGAAACCACAACATTAATGCCAGTAACAATGGATTACACATCAGAAATCTCCACCACTGTCAAAACAGTGACACAAGCTGAAACAGATTTTACATCAGCAGGTCAGACCATGTTAACATCAACTTTTACAACAGAATCAACTGTTTCTCCCAGCACATCAGCTCCAATAACAGAGGCATCATCACCTTCAATAACAACAGACACAACAACATCCAGTAATACAGAATCCTCTACAGAAACCACTGCAGCTACATCAGGAACAAGCACAGCCTCGACTGTTAGAAATAATACACAAACAACTGGGATTACTTTAACACAAGACATAGTGACAAAAACTAGTCAACCAGAGTCTACTACTCCACCCAAATCTTCAACCCTGGTGCTGGTGACATCAGCAATGCCAGTGAGTGCACTGGGCACATCAAGAGAAACTGTTAGCAATCAAGTGGAAACAACTAAAACAACACTAGCTGAGGTTTCATCTCCTGTGTCACAATATGTGGGAGTGGATACATTGACGACAACTATAACAACAGACATAGCAGAATCTTCAACTGGATCCACAGCTTCAACATTGATATCAGAAACTTCTCAACTCACAAGTGAACCCTCAACAGTCCAAAAGGAAACTACAACATCAATGTCAGTGAAGCCAGCAACAATGAACCAAACCTCAGAAGTCTCCACCATTGTCAAAACAGTAACACAAGATTTTACAACACAATCTAAAACAGGTTCTTCATCAACAGGACAGCCTACATTAATATCACCTTTTACAACAGAATCAACCATTTCTTCTAGCACAACAACACCAATAACAGAGACATCATCACCTTCAAGTACAAGTGAAACTACTGCAGCCTCTGCAGGAGCTGCTTCAGCATTACAATCAACTGCATCAGGAACAAGCACAGCATCAACTGTTAAAAATTATCCAGAAACAACTGGGATTACCTCAACACAAGATACAGTAACAACAAAAACTAGCCAACAAGAGTCTACTACTTCACTCCAAGCATCAACCCTGGCGCTGGTGACATCAGCATTGCCAGTAAGTGCACTGGGCACATCTACAGGAGAAACTGTTAGCAATCAAGTGGAAACAACTAAGACGACACTAGCTGTGGTTTCATCTCCGGTGTCGTCATCTGTGGCAGTAGATTCAttgacaacaacaataacaacaaacctAGCAGAATCTTCAACTGCATCCACAGCTTCAACACTGATATCAGAAACTTCTCAACTCACAAGTGAACCTTCAACAGTACAAAAAGAAACTACAACATTAATGCCAGTGATTCCAGTGACAATTGGTCTTACCTCAGAAGTCTCCACCACTATCAAAACAGTGACACAGGCTGAAACAGGTTCTACATCAACAGGTCAAACCACATTAACATCAACTTTTACAACTGAATCAGCTATTTCTTCCAGCACAGCAGCTCCAATAACAGAGGCATCATTACCTTCAATAACTACAGAAACGAGTACATCCAGATCTACAGATTCATCTACCGAAACCACTGCAGCTACATCAGAAACAAGCACAGCATCGACTGTTAGAAATGATACACAAACAACTGGGATTACTTCAACACAAGATACAGTGACAACAAAACCTAGCCCGGAAGAGTCTACTACTCCACTCCAAGCATCAACCCTGGTGCCGGTGACATCAGCATTGCCAGTGAGTGCACTGGGCACATCTACAGGACAAACTGTTAGCAATGAGGTAGAAACAACTAAGACAACATTAGCTGAGATTTCCTCTCCTGCATCACAATCTGTGGCAGTAGATACATTGACAACAACAACAGGCCTAGCAGAGTCTTCTACTAAAGATACAGCTTCAAAATTGATAACAGAAACATCTCAAGTCACAACCGAAACTTCAACAGTCCAAAAAGAAACGACAACATTATCGCCAGTAACAACGGCTTATGCCTCAGAAGGCTCCACCACTGTCGAAACAGTAACACAAGCCAAAATAGGATCTTCATCAACAGGTCAAACCATATTAACATCAACTTTAACAACAGAATCAACTATTTCTCCCAGCACAACAGCAGCAGCAATAACAGAGGCATCATCTACTTCAAGTACATCTTCAACCACCGCAGCCTCAGCAACAGTGGCTTCAGCATTGCCATCAACTGCATCAGGAACAAGCACAGCATCCACTGCTAGAAATGAACCAGAAACAACTAGGATGAATACAACACAAGATGTAGTGACAACAAAAACAAGCCTGCCAGAATCTTCTACTGCACCAACAACTTCAAACTCACCAACAACTCAAGTCACAACTGAACCTTTAACAGAAACAACAACATTTATGCCAGTGACACCTGTAACAACGGCTCATACCTCAGAGGTCACTTTCACTGTCAAAACAGTGACCCAAAATCCTACAACACAAGCTGAAACAGGTTCTCCATCAACAGGTCAAACTATGTCTCCAAGCACAGCAACACATTTAACTCAAGCAGAGGACGTAAAGACAACAATTGCAGGAACATCCAAAAATACCAAATCATCCACAGAGGACACAACTATAGGTCAAACTACTGCAGCCTCATCAGCATCGCCAGCAACTTTACTTGACACAACTACATCAACAACTGCTAACAACAACAAGGAAACCACCAAGACAACACTAGCTGAGCTTTCATCTACATTGAAAACAGCAACATCAGGCATAGCAGAGTCAACAACAGCACTTGCATCTTCAGGCTTGAAACCAGAAACATCTCAAATCATCTCAACTGAACCTTCATCAACCCACAGAGAAACTACAACATTAATGTCAACGACACCAGTATCAAATACTCATGGAACAGAAATCTCCACCACTGTCAAAACAGTAACACAAAATCTTACAACACAAGCTGAAACAGCTTCATTGACAAGTCAAACTACATTAACATCTCCATATACACCAAAATCAAGTACTTCTCCCAGCACAGCAGCACCAATAACAGAGACATCCTCATCTTCAAGTACTGCAGGTAAAGAAACTACAACAGTCACAAGTACATCCAGAACTCCAGAATCATCAACGGAGACTACAACATTATTGGTGCCAACAACAAGAGGAACTGTAGCACCCTCAACAGGAGTGAAATCAGCATTACCATCTATTGCATCAGGGACCAGCACAGCATCAACAGTTAGAAATATAACTGCTACAAAAACAAGCCAAACTGATTCTACTACTCCACTCAGTGCATCAACTACTGTATCTACTTCAACGGCTTCATCTACTGTATTACAATCTGTGACAACTGATACATTGACGACAGCTTCAACCTCGAAACAGAACACATCTCAAGCCACAACTAAAACTTCACAAGCTACAACAATAACACCAGTAACAATGTCTCAAACCACAGTAGTCTCCACAACTGTGACAACAAGGACACAAGAGTCTACAAATCAAACAGGTTCTTCATCAACAGGTCAAACTACATTAAAATTGAATTCTACTGCAGTAACAACTATTTCTTCTAGCAACGCAACACCAATTACAGAGGCATCATCAACATCCAACCTTACGAAATCATCTACCAAGGGCACAACATTGTTGGTATCAACAACAAGAAACAACACCGCAGCTACATCCGGGACAAGCATCGCATCAACTGTTAGAAATGACCTGTTGACAAACAAGACCACCACAGTTAAGGTTTCATCTACATCCAACACAACAACAGGCCTACCAGAGTCTAGTACTTCAAACAGAGCTTCAACATCGACAACACAAACGCCTCAAGTCACAACCAAACCCTCAACAACCAAAAATGAATCTAAAGCTTTAACATCAATGTCATCAGTATCGACAGCTAATACCTCAGACTTCACCACTGTTAAAAGAACTACACAAGCTGAAACAACTTCATCATCAACAAGATATACTACATTGACCCAATCTGTTACCAAAAAATCAACAATTACGTCGACCACAGTGGCACTAATAACGTCAAAAACAGATCCTCCTTCCCTTAAAGAGGGAGCTATAAGCTTATCCTTCAGCCTCAATCAAACTTTCAAAGAAGAATATTCAAACAGATTATCCCCTGAATTCGAATCATTGGCAAACGCTATAACAGATGAG